The following proteins come from a genomic window of Enterococcus gilvus ATCC BAA-350:
- a CDS encoding helix-turn-helix domain-containing protein: protein MRKTYDREFKLKISQDLLEKKVTTKGIAEEYNISRPTISRWVSEYRRYGKNAFAGKGKRLPDKADFYILEQKNKRLTEENEILKKFDTFVKQKK from the coding sequence TTGAGAAAAACATATGATCGTGAATTTAAACTAAAGATTTCACAGGATCTCCTTGAGAAAAAAGTAACTACCAAGGGAATCGCTGAAGAATACAATATCTCTCGTCCAACCATTTCCCGATGGGTTTCAGAATATCGTCGATACGGGAAAAATGCTTTTGCTGGAAAAGGAAAAAGATTACCTGATAAAGCAGATTTCTACATTCTTGAACAAAAAAATAAACGGCTAACAGAGGAAAATGAAATTCTAAAAAAGTTCGACACGTTTGTGAAGCAAAAAAAGTAG
- a CDS encoding IS3 family transposase, which produces MESFHRSIKRELIEPNKHKSKLEMKVLIQDYLEDYYPNKRIHTKFMMTPRQFEAKKISNLTEC; this is translated from the coding sequence ATCGAATCGTTTCATCGATCGATCAAACGAGAATTAATCGAACCCAATAAGCATAAAAGTAAACTAGAGATGAAGGTGTTGATTCAAGATTATTTAGAGGACTATTATCCAAATAAAAGAATCCATACAAAATTTATGATGACTCCTCGACAATTTGAGGCGAAGAAAATAAGTAATCTAACCGAATGTTAA
- a CDS encoding GNAT family N-acetyltransferase, giving the protein MITTEIARNEERLNVKNEAIIAEYFRTEDDIMDYYFEKALEIDVSDIVQIIEDRIEWMNKEEIHQWNETKYFDVYPQSYFCKLVKQGELFVLRSRSKGTIVGVAALFTEDPRWEKVSKEPSYYVHHLATALNKPGLGKLLLKFIEMKAEKDHRTVRLDCAKDNSFLNTYYSELGYRHVGTCVDGLYTGNLRQKRLG; this is encoded by the coding sequence ATGATAACTACCGAAATAGCAAGAAACGAAGAGCGTTTGAATGTAAAAAATGAGGCTATAATTGCCGAATATTTTAGAACAGAGGATGATATCATGGATTATTATTTTGAGAAGGCCTTAGAAATAGATGTTTCTGACATAGTTCAAATAATTGAAGACAGAATTGAGTGGATGAACAAGGAAGAGATCCATCAGTGGAACGAAACCAAATACTTCGACGTATACCCTCAATCCTACTTCTGTAAACTTGTAAAACAAGGGGAACTATTTGTACTCAGATCAAGATCAAAAGGGACAATAGTAGGAGTTGCGGCGCTGTTTACAGAGGACCCAAGATGGGAGAAGGTCAGCAAAGAACCATCCTATTATGTGCATCATCTTGCAACGGCATTAAATAAACCGGGTTTAGGGAAATTGCTATTAAAATTTATTGAAATGAAGGCGGAAAAAGACCATAGGACTGTTCGCTTAGATTGTGCAAAAGATAATTCGTTTTTGAATACTTATTATTCAGAGTTAGGTTACCGTCATGTAGGAACTTGTGTAGATGGACTGTACACAGGAAATCTCAGACAAAAAAGGCTTGGATGA
- a CDS encoding PTS sugar transporter subunit IIC, with product MDRFMKIIEEKLVPPMSKLGTQRHLLAIRNGVVSTLSLILIGSFFLIFVNIPYKPIADLLAPYSETIALPFRMTMGLMAIYATFIMGSDLAKSYKLDPTTGGVLSLGAFFMLQMPVNVTTPADAPLGFVLPMASLGASGMFSGILAMIFSVEVYRFFTNKKITIKMPEQVPPAVARSFEALIPGAVVLITLWIIRDIIGFDVNSALMAMFKPITGLLGNNLFGALLPMFFIHLLWSFGIHGMSIVGSVIRPIWLVMLDDNAKALASGTPATELPYIAPEQFYQWTVTIGGAGATIVVAVLFLFICRSKFLKEVGRFTLIPGIFNINEPMMFGAPMILNPYMFIPFNLVPLVLTTISYSAIKFGLVNGFSTYQAWTLPAPIGGFLSAGNDWRVVVLILVNLLVAGIIYYPFVKAYDKKMVQDEMAQVETSAAE from the coding sequence ATGGATAGATTCATGAAGATCATTGAAGAAAAACTTGTGCCGCCAATGTCTAAATTAGGGACACAACGACACCTATTAGCAATACGTAATGGGGTCGTGTCGACGTTGTCTCTCATTTTGATCGGCAGCTTCTTTCTAATTTTTGTAAATATTCCTTATAAACCAATCGCAGATTTATTGGCCCCTTATAGTGAAACCATCGCTCTGCCCTTCCGCATGACGATGGGATTAATGGCTATCTACGCGACCTTTATCATGGGATCTGACCTTGCGAAATCCTACAAGCTTGACCCGACAACCGGTGGAGTGTTGTCCTTGGGTGCCTTCTTCATGTTACAGATGCCTGTGAATGTGACCACGCCAGCAGATGCACCGTTAGGATTCGTTTTGCCAATGGCATCATTAGGTGCTTCCGGCATGTTCTCTGGTATTTTAGCAATGATTTTCTCTGTTGAAGTGTACCGTTTCTTCACCAATAAAAAAATCACGATCAAGATGCCTGAACAAGTACCACCGGCAGTCGCACGTTCTTTTGAAGCGTTGATCCCCGGAGCCGTTGTGCTGATCACGTTATGGATCATTCGCGATATCATCGGATTCGATGTGAATTCTGCACTGATGGCCATGTTCAAACCAATCACTGGTTTGCTAGGAAATAACCTGTTCGGTGCTTTACTGCCAATGTTCTTCATCCATTTATTGTGGTCATTCGGGATACACGGGATGAGTATTGTCGGGTCGGTCATCCGTCCAATTTGGCTAGTAATGCTAGATGATAATGCAAAAGCTCTTGCCTCAGGAACACCTGCGACAGAGCTGCCTTATATCGCACCGGAACAATTTTACCAATGGACAGTGACCATTGGCGGAGCAGGTGCAACGATCGTAGTTGCTGTGTTGTTCCTGTTCATTTGTCGGTCAAAATTTTTAAAAGAAGTCGGACGCTTCACCTTGATTCCCGGGATTTTTAATATCAATGAGCCGATGATGTTCGGTGCACCAATGATTCTGAATCCGTACATGTTCATCCCCTTCAATCTAGTACCGTTAGTATTAACGACGATCTCCTATTCCGCCATAAAATTCGGTCTTGTCAACGGGTTTAGCACCTATCAAGCGTGGACGCTGCCCGCTCCGATCGGTGGCTTTCTGAGTGCCGGAAATGATTGGCGCGTCGTGGTACTGATCCTGGTGAACTTACTCGTTGCGGGAATCATTTACTATCCATTTGTAAAGGCATATGACAAAAAGATGGTTCAAGACGAAATGGCGCAAGTTGAAACAAGTGCTGCTGAATAA
- a CDS encoding DUF2922 family protein, translating to MNHKLVATFTNEHGKQHNWTYKGIDTALPAETIKEACELLTSLDIFERDGVKFFDSVVTAKIVTTIEHEIFDRTTDSSEEAEEPTETTCCAASKRVEAVEVPAFAVNHENQPEFPTVTLPTAPLPQQSSSETLSASPAASVKTSPTEATRAAISAYPTKDSPPKSRKRLLSSLLRREKRHPK from the coding sequence ATGAACCACAAATTAGTCGCAACATTTACCAACGAACACGGCAAACAACACAATTGGACTTACAAAGGAATAGATACCGCTTTGCCTGCGGAGACCATCAAAGAAGCCTGCGAATTATTGACGAGCTTAGATATTTTTGAACGGGACGGCGTGAAGTTTTTTGATTCCGTCGTCACTGCGAAGATCGTGACGACGATCGAACACGAGATTTTTGACCGAACGACGGATTCTTCGGAGGAAGCGGAGGAACCGACAGAAACGACGTGCTGTGCTGCGAGTAAACGCGTGGAGGCTGTGGAAGTGCCTGCGTTTGCGGTAAATCACGAGAATCAGCCCGAATTTCCTACTGTCACTTTGCCAACTGCTCCCTTGCCTCAGCAATCATCCAGTGAAACTTTGTCCGCATCACCTGCGGCTTCCGTTAAAACTAGCCCGACAGAAGCGACGAGAGCGGCGATTTCAGCTTATCCAACGAAGGATTCCCCGCCAAAATCGCGGAAACGCCTCCTCTCCAGTCTCTTACGGCGAGAAAAACGGCATCCTAAATAG
- a CDS encoding MurR/RpiR family transcriptional regulator, with translation MPIFAKIQEQKDAFSKSELKIAQFILDQPEEVLKMTAQQVATAANSSSAAVIRLCKRLKVYGFPQLKIELSADLSSGELSQKIQPEVRKNEAIHSIKERLLLNVQSSLAETVEELEDAQISQLSQLVARTTRLLVFGVGASNLVAQDIAQKWGSIGTIVSTFNNLNDILPIVANANKDDLLWVISNSGETPEAVHALKIAKEQNVATITMTKKGSSTISELGDIDIHTSQPIELPGKIAATDSLMLQFMAIDIIFYDYVSRYYETSISKLEQSSKLVKNYKKNFYKK, from the coding sequence ATGCCGATTTTTGCTAAAATTCAAGAACAAAAAGATGCTTTTTCAAAATCCGAGTTAAAAATCGCGCAATTCATTCTGGATCAACCAGAAGAAGTGTTGAAAATGACCGCGCAACAAGTGGCGACAGCGGCCAATTCAAGCAGTGCGGCAGTCATTCGTTTGTGTAAACGATTGAAGGTATATGGATTCCCGCAACTTAAAATTGAATTATCCGCGGATTTAAGCAGCGGGGAATTAAGTCAAAAAATACAACCAGAAGTACGAAAAAATGAGGCAATCCATTCAATCAAAGAGCGATTATTACTAAACGTTCAAAGTTCATTAGCTGAAACCGTAGAAGAACTGGAAGATGCGCAAATCAGTCAACTAAGCCAATTAGTTGCTCGGACGACGCGTTTATTGGTTTTTGGCGTAGGCGCATCGAATTTAGTCGCTCAAGATATCGCCCAAAAGTGGGGAAGCATTGGAACGATCGTCAGCACGTTTAATAATCTAAACGACATCCTTCCAATAGTGGCAAATGCAAACAAGGACGATCTCTTGTGGGTCATATCGAATTCAGGCGAAACGCCAGAAGCGGTACATGCGCTGAAGATTGCGAAAGAACAGAATGTTGCGACCATTACGATGACCAAAAAAGGCAGCAGCACAATCTCTGAACTCGGGGACATTGACATTCACACGAGTCAACCGATCGAGTTACCAGGGAAGATCGCTGCAACAGATTCGCTGATGTTACAGTTTATGGCTATTGATATTATTTTTTACGATTATGTCAGTCGATATTATGAAACCAGTATTTCCAAATTAGAGCAATCGTCAAAACTAGTGAAAAACTATAAGAAAAATTTCTATAAAAAATAA
- a CDS encoding DUF871 domain-containing protein, whose protein sequence is MTFRQLGLSIYPDHSDFTKDKQYLELGKKYGYSRLFMSMLEAEDIPATKEKFTKIVAVAKDLGYLTIIDISPRIFEKLKISYQDLRFFAELGVDGIRLDQGFDGNTEALISYNPYGLIIELNMSNDVAYLENILSYQANKPYLFGCHNFYPQVGTGLTEEFFLECSERFKKNGIHTAAFVASQHGEQGPWNVNDGLPTLESDRYLPIDVQAKKLFATGLIDDVIIGNAYATEEELKALADVDRYQLQLKVDFLETTTELEWKIACEMQHFRRGDTNALVARSTQSRVIYKGEANPPHDADGEFQFGDVVIGNDRFGIYKNELQIVLNPHKDDRKNKIGRIAEKELALLNYLKPWTKFKFS, encoded by the coding sequence ATGACATTCAGACAATTAGGACTCTCGATTTATCCCGACCACAGCGATTTTACAAAGGACAAGCAGTACTTAGAGCTTGGAAAAAAATACGGCTATTCCCGTCTCTTTATGAGTATGCTCGAGGCTGAGGATATTCCTGCAACTAAAGAGAAATTCACTAAAATCGTTGCCGTTGCAAAAGATTTAGGCTATCTGACGATCATCGATATTTCGCCCCGTATTTTTGAAAAATTGAAAATCAGTTATCAGGATCTACGCTTTTTTGCAGAATTAGGTGTCGATGGGATTCGCTTGGATCAAGGATTTGATGGCAATACCGAAGCACTGATCAGTTACAATCCTTATGGGCTGATCATTGAATTGAATATGAGTAATGATGTGGCGTATCTTGAGAATATTTTGAGTTATCAAGCCAATAAACCTTATTTATTCGGTTGTCACAATTTTTACCCGCAAGTGGGCACTGGATTAACTGAGGAATTTTTCTTGGAATGCAGCGAACGCTTTAAAAAGAATGGGATTCATACGGCCGCTTTCGTCGCAAGTCAGCATGGGGAGCAGGGGCCTTGGAATGTCAATGATGGCTTGCCTACCTTAGAAAGTGACCGCTATCTGCCCATCGACGTACAAGCAAAAAAATTATTTGCGACCGGCTTGATCGATGATGTCATTATCGGAAATGCATACGCAACGGAAGAGGAATTGAAAGCCTTGGCAGATGTCGACCGTTATCAACTTCAACTGAAGGTGGATTTTTTAGAAACTACGACTGAGCTAGAATGGAAAATCGCTTGTGAGATGCAGCATTTCCGTCGTGGGGACACCAACGCTTTGGTCGCCCGGTCTACGCAATCACGTGTTATTTATAAGGGAGAGGCGAATCCTCCTCACGACGCCGATGGAGAATTTCAATTTGGAGATGTCGTGATCGGCAATGATCGTTTTGGTATCTATAAAAATGAACTACAGATTGTTCTGAACCCGCATAAAGATGACCGCAAAAATAAAATTGGACGGATTGCAGAGAAGGAACTGGCACTCCTTAACTACTTGAAACCTTGGACCAAATTTAAATTTAGCTGA
- a CDS encoding BadF/BadG/BcrA/BcrD ATPase family protein: MQYKIGIDSGGTHITAQAYTSNKELIAETTAGPGNSFVDTNQTKRNILAALDKLFEELPVNKCELILAGVAGSQSAGNQKELAEYIEKKVQRPTIVLSDAELALLKGLQGSNGLLVIAGTGSIVLGRFNQTPYRAGGWGQLLGDQGSAYDLVRQAFKGMLKEADRGQVGELTALILPIIGVKDIFEAVHLFNRLSRNELAAYGKKFAEHGDQNEAFQAIMKKSGEQLAEQALDILDRAGSIGSQSKIAISGSVLTHNLVVQKSFEHTIKQHYPEVTIIPLTGSNASGVLYYEGVEQS; this comes from the coding sequence ATGCAGTATAAAATTGGAATTGATAGTGGCGGAACGCACATTACCGCTCAAGCATATACATCAAATAAAGAATTGATCGCCGAGACAACAGCCGGACCTGGAAACAGCTTCGTTGATACTAACCAGACAAAGAGAAATATTTTGGCTGCTTTAGATAAACTCTTTGAAGAATTACCAGTTAACAAGTGCGAATTGATCTTAGCTGGTGTTGCGGGTAGTCAAAGCGCTGGAAATCAGAAAGAACTTGCTGAATATATTGAAAAAAAAGTACAGCGACCAACTATCGTGCTTTCCGATGCTGAACTCGCACTGTTGAAAGGTCTGCAAGGGTCTAATGGACTATTGGTTATTGCGGGGACAGGCTCGATCGTTTTGGGTCGCTTTAATCAGACACCTTATCGTGCGGGCGGCTGGGGACAGTTATTAGGGGATCAAGGGAGTGCCTATGATCTAGTACGGCAGGCGTTTAAAGGGATGTTGAAAGAGGCGGACCGAGGACAGGTGGGGGAATTGACGGCATTGATTTTACCGATTATCGGTGTGAAGGATATTTTTGAAGCTGTGCATTTGTTCAATCGTCTTTCCCGCAACGAACTGGCTGCTTATGGAAAAAAGTTTGCCGAACACGGTGATCAAAACGAAGCATTCCAAGCAATAATGAAAAAATCTGGAGAGCAGTTAGCAGAACAAGCTTTAGATATATTAGATCGGGCGGGGTCAATAGGAAGTCAAAGCAAGATCGCTATCAGTGGCTCAGTTTTGACACACAATCTAGTTGTTCAAAAAAGTTTTGAACACACAATTAAACAACACTATCCTGAAGTAACCATTATTCCTTTAACAGGAAGTAATGCTTCAGGGGTACTTTATTATGAAGGAGTAGAGCAATCATGA